A window from Lactiplantibacillus pentosus encodes these proteins:
- a CDS encoding sensor histidine kinase translates to MKLIYQQMLAFFAVIITVIVVLGFSFIRTTRTMLYNNSWQQLQQYAASIEKEAIRYNTKTNKVVGFNQQFLSDGTVILRDQHIHFSVYDANKKLVYPTGIGASMDSAPGGSIYDPKISAKDWKKLKQNKIITQSPHVTFRTRNRDQPVNTPSLRTIDVLVPLFYKNGSTKKFVGAISIGSFEQTLQASEQQIEKNLFIALLVSGIAALLLSYVLARYSVRRINRLRYATHSVANGDFDIQVDSNHKDEIDDLADDFNGMVSSLRESNEEIKRQEKRRREFMADAAHEMRTPLTTINGILEGLAYDAIPEEDKAHSIELMQNETKRLIRLVNENLDYEKIRTGQIALNKTNFDGAEVLHNLVEQLTKKADASDDHFVLTAPDKLPVWADYDRFVQVLFNIMQNAIQFSQGSAIEVTGQRTEHATVISIQDHGIGMTPDQVKNIWERYYKADPSRKSTKYGESGLGLAISHQLVQQHGGSIEVDSAENEGTRFTVTFPDDGYDKPIMDD, encoded by the coding sequence ATGAAACTGATTTATCAACAAATGCTGGCATTCTTTGCCGTGATTATCACGGTGATCGTGGTCCTGGGGTTTTCGTTTATTCGAACCACCAGAACGATGCTCTATAACAATTCGTGGCAACAGCTACAACAGTACGCCGCGAGTATTGAAAAAGAAGCGATTCGCTACAATACAAAAACCAACAAAGTCGTGGGGTTCAATCAGCAGTTCTTAAGCGATGGTACGGTGATTTTACGGGATCAACACATCCATTTTTCGGTCTATGACGCGAATAAGAAGCTGGTCTATCCGACTGGCATTGGCGCGTCGATGGATAGTGCCCCGGGTGGGTCGATCTATGATCCGAAGATTTCAGCCAAGGATTGGAAAAAGCTGAAGCAAAATAAGATCATTACCCAGTCGCCACACGTCACTTTCCGGACGCGTAACCGCGACCAACCCGTGAATACGCCGTCGCTGCGAACGATTGATGTGCTCGTGCCGTTGTTCTATAAGAATGGGAGTACCAAGAAGTTCGTCGGTGCGATTTCAATCGGGTCCTTCGAACAGACCTTACAGGCGAGTGAGCAACAGATTGAAAAGAACCTGTTCATCGCGTTGCTGGTCTCTGGGATTGCGGCCCTACTGCTGAGCTACGTGCTAGCACGGTATTCTGTCCGACGCATCAACCGGCTGCGGTATGCAACGCACTCCGTTGCCAATGGCGATTTTGATATTCAAGTGGACAGTAATCACAAGGATGAAATCGATGATTTGGCCGATGATTTCAACGGCATGGTCAGTTCCTTGCGTGAGTCTAATGAAGAAATCAAACGCCAAGAAAAACGGCGACGTGAATTTATGGCGGATGCTGCTCATGAAATGCGGACACCGTTAACGACCATCAATGGAATTCTGGAAGGCCTCGCTTATGATGCGATTCCGGAAGAGGATAAGGCCCATTCAATTGAACTGATGCAAAACGAAACGAAACGTTTGATCCGGTTAGTCAATGAGAATTTGGATTATGAAAAGATTCGGACCGGTCAGATTGCTTTGAACAAGACCAATTTTGACGGCGCTGAAGTTTTGCATAACTTAGTTGAACAACTCACAAAGAAGGCTGATGCTTCGGATGACCATTTTGTATTGACTGCACCTGATAAACTGCCGGTCTGGGCTGACTATGACCGCTTTGTTCAAGTGTTGTTTAATATCATGCAGAACGCCATCCAATTCTCACAAGGTAGTGCCATCGAAGTGACTGGTCAACGAACTGAGCACGCGACGGTCATCTCCATTCAAGACCACGGTATCGGCATGACACCGGATCAGGTCAAGAATATTTGGGAACGTTACTATAAGGCTGATCCGTCGCGGAAGAGTACCAAGTATGGTGAATCTGGCCTCGGGCTCGCGATTTCGCACCAACTCGTGCAACAACATGGTGGGTCGATTGAAGTCGATAGTGCTGAGAATGAAGGGACGCGCTTCACGGTGACCTTCCCAGATGACGGGTATGACAAACCAATCATGGATGATTAG
- a CDS encoding response regulator transcription factor: MKLLMIEDNKSVSEMMAMFFKKEQWDAHFAYDGNEAVEMFNEDPNGWDMVTLDLNLPGKDGMQVSADIRKASPTVPIIMLTARDSESDQVLGLEMGADDYVTKPFSPITLIARIKALHRRADLTKTAPAEQPANAVSSFDVQTDHFKLNTKTREAYLAGVQIQDLTPKEFDLLKTLAQKPRQVFSREQLLQLVWDYEYYGDERTVDAHIKKLRQKIEKAGPQIIQTVWGVGYKFDDSGVDAQ, from the coding sequence ATGAAACTATTAATGATTGAAGATAATAAATCCGTCTCTGAAATGATGGCGATGTTTTTTAAGAAGGAACAGTGGGACGCCCACTTTGCTTATGATGGTAATGAAGCCGTTGAGATGTTCAACGAAGATCCCAACGGTTGGGATATGGTGACACTTGATTTAAACTTACCCGGTAAAGATGGGATGCAAGTTAGTGCGGATATTCGCAAGGCTTCTCCAACTGTACCAATTATTATGTTGACGGCTCGTGACTCAGAAAGTGACCAAGTACTGGGCCTCGAAATGGGTGCTGACGACTATGTCACCAAGCCATTTTCACCAATTACGCTGATTGCTCGGATCAAAGCATTACACCGGCGGGCAGACTTGACCAAGACGGCGCCTGCTGAGCAACCGGCCAATGCAGTCAGTTCATTTGATGTACAGACGGACCACTTTAAGCTCAATACGAAGACGCGTGAAGCTTACTTAGCCGGTGTCCAGATTCAAGATTTGACACCAAAAGAATTTGACTTATTGAAGACGCTGGCCCAAAAGCCACGGCAAGTCTTCTCACGGGAACAGCTGTTACAACTCGTTTGGGACTATGAATACTACGGTGATGAGCGGACGGTTGACGCCCACATCAAGAAGTTACGGCAGAAGATTGAAAAGGCTGGTCCACAAATCATCCAGACGGTTTGGGGGGTCGGCTACAAGTTTGATGATAGTGGAGTTGACGCTCAATGA